In Lepus europaeus isolate LE1 chromosome 8, mLepTim1.pri, whole genome shotgun sequence, a single genomic region encodes these proteins:
- the SMIM31 gene encoding small integral membrane protein 31, which produces MELPFTNLEMAFILLAFVIFSLFTLASIYTNPDEQNEGKKKKKKAVRCHLSLLNLL; this is translated from the coding sequence ATGGAGCTTCCATTCACCAACCTGGAAATGGCATTCATTTTGCTGGCTTTTGTCATCTTTTCATTATTTACCCTGGCTTCCATCTACACTAACCCGGATGAGCAGaatgaaggtaaaaaaaaaaaaaaaaaggctgtgcgCTGTCACCTTTCCCTTCTCAATTTGCTTTGA